The following proteins are co-located in the Oncorhynchus gorbuscha isolate QuinsamMale2020 ecotype Even-year linkage group LG22, OgorEven_v1.0, whole genome shotgun sequence genome:
- the LOC124009224 gene encoding high affinity immunoglobulin epsilon receptor subunit gamma-like isoform X1, translated as MFRGSLILVALLLNFSMAEAQVPDGKLCYILDGILVIYGVMLTILYCRLRMHPIYINNGGSPQVTGGYPQITTQITALVISILQKGEGLYAGLTHKGQDTYETIKVQKKAMLV; from the exons ATGTTTCGGGGATCTCTGATCTTGGTCGCTCTACTCTTGAACTTCAGCATGGCAG AGGCCCAAGTGCCAGACGGGAAACTGTGTTATATCCTGGATGGGATTCTCGTGATCTACGGCGTCATGCTCACCATATTGTACTGCAGACTGAGG ATGCATCCCATCTACATAAACAATGGCGGATCTCCACAGGTCACTGGCGGGTATCCACAG ATAACAACGCAGATAACAGCTCTCGTAATTTCCATTTTACAGAAAGGAGAGGGACTTTACGCA GGTTTGACCCATAAAGGTCAGGACACCTATGAGACCATCAAGGTGCAGAAGAAAGCGATGCTGGTGTGa
- the LOC124009224 gene encoding high affinity immunoglobulin epsilon receptor subunit gamma-like isoform X2 codes for MFRGSLILVALLLNFSMAEAQVPDGKLCYILDGILVIYGVMLTILYCRLRMHPIYINNGGSPQVTGGYPQKGEGLYAGLTHKGQDTYETIKVQKKAMLV; via the exons ATGTTTCGGGGATCTCTGATCTTGGTCGCTCTACTCTTGAACTTCAGCATGGCAG AGGCCCAAGTGCCAGACGGGAAACTGTGTTATATCCTGGATGGGATTCTCGTGATCTACGGCGTCATGCTCACCATATTGTACTGCAGACTGAGG ATGCATCCCATCTACATAAACAATGGCGGATCTCCACAGGTCACTGGCGGGTATCCACAG AAAGGAGAGGGACTTTACGCA GGTTTGACCCATAAAGGTCAGGACACCTATGAGACCATCAAGGTGCAGAAGAAAGCGATGCTGGTGTGa